A part of Helicobacter himalayensis genomic DNA contains:
- a CDS encoding pyridoxal phosphate-dependent aminotransferase produces MKKKVYASRVELLSESATIAISSLARELKAQGKDILSFSAGEPDFDTPQAVRDEAVRALNSGFTHYTAVAGIPELLKAISGKLERENGLSYAPNEILVSNGAKHSLFNIFQALLNNGDEVIIPAPFWVSYPELATYCGAKSVILQTDESTNFKITPKQLKDSLTSKTKILVLNSPSNPTGMVYSKEELEEIATILKGSDVWVVSDEIYEKLVYDAQMCSIGSLSADMLERSIVVNGLSKAVAMTGWRVGYLACKDKQLLKYMNNLQSQCTSNVNSIAQKASIVALNGECDADIEEMRLAFKDRMESAFKLFNTLPGFSVLKPQGAFYLFVNISGLPRFGGDSMQFCKELLENEGVALVPGCAFGKDGYVRFSFACSIDEITHGIERIAKFAKF; encoded by the coding sequence ATGAAAAAGAAGGTGTATGCCTCTAGAGTGGAACTTTTAAGTGAGTCTGCGACTATCGCGATAAGTTCTTTGGCGCGTGAGCTAAAGGCGCAGGGGAAAGACATTTTGAGCTTCTCTGCTGGGGAGCCAGATTTTGACACACCTCAAGCCGTGCGCGATGAAGCCGTGCGCGCGCTTAATAGCGGTTTTACGCATTATACTGCGGTTGCTGGGATTCCGGAATTGCTCAAAGCAATAAGCGGGAAGTTGGAGCGCGAAAATGGCTTGTCCTATGCACCAAATGAGATTCTTGTGAGCAATGGCGCGAAGCATTCACTTTTTAATATTTTCCAAGCATTGCTAAATAACGGCGATGAAGTTATTATCCCTGCGCCATTTTGGGTGAGTTACCCAGAGCTTGCTACTTACTGCGGGGCAAAAAGTGTGATTTTGCAAACTGATGAGAGCACAAATTTTAAAATCACGCCAAAGCAGTTGAAAGATTCTCTCACGTCAAAAACTAAGATTCTCGTGCTAAACTCGCCTTCAAATCCCACGGGAATGGTGTATTCAAAGGAAGAATTAGAAGAGATTGCAACGATTCTCAAAGGAAGTGATGTGTGGGTTGTGAGCGATGAGATTTATGAAAAGCTTGTGTATGACGCACAGATGTGTTCCATTGGCTCGCTTAGCGCGGATATGCTAGAGCGTAGCATCGTGGTAAATGGGCTTAGCAAGGCTGTGGCGATGACTGGCTGGCGCGTTGGGTATCTTGCGTGCAAGGATAAGCAGTTGTTGAAATATATGAATAATTTGCAAAGTCAATGCACTTCAAATGTCAATTCTATCGCGCAAAAAGCAAGTATTGTTGCGCTTAATGGTGAGTGTGATGCGGATATTGAGGAAATGCGCCTAGCGTTTAAAGACAGAATGGAATCTGCGTTTAAGCTTTTTAACACACTTCCGGGATTTAGCGTGTTAAAGCCACAGGGTGCGTTTTATTTGTTTGTTAATATTTCAGGCTTACCGCGTTTTGGCGGGGATTCTATGCAATTTTGCAAGGAACTGCTTGAGAATGAGGGCGTGGCACTTGTGCCCGGCTGTGCGTTTGGCAAAGATGGTTATGTGCGTTTTTCATTTGCGTGTTCTATTGATGAGATAACACACGGAATCGAGCGTATTGCGAAGTTTGCGAAGTTTTAA